GCTGGACGAGCCCGTGCTCGGGCCGCGCTCGCTGGTGCTCGGCATCGGCGTCGACCCGTCCGGCGACACGCTGCCCCGGCTGCTCGACACGCTCGGCGACCACGACGCGGTGGGCCTGGTCGTCCGGGCGCCGGTCGCCCTGACCCCGCAGGTGCGGGAGGCGGTCGCCAGGAGCGGCGTGGCGCTGATCGGCCTGCGCCGGGGCGCCACCTGGGCGCAGCTCACCGCGCTCATCCGGTCGATGCTGGCCGAGGGGGACATCGGCGAGCACGAGCACGAGTCGCTGGGCGGGCTGCCGTCCGGCGACCTGTTCGCGGTGGCCAACGCCGTGGCCGCGCTCCTCGACGCGCCCATCACCATCGAGGACCGCAACTCCCGCGTCCTCGCCTTCTCCGGCCGCCAGGACGAGGCGGACGCCTCCCGCGTCGAGACCGTCATCGGCCGGCAGGTCCCCGAACGGTACGCCACCCGCCTGACCGAGCTGGGCGTCTTCCGCGACCTCTACCGCTACCAGCGGCCGGTCGTCGTCACGCCGCAGGATCTCGGCTACGACGGGATGACGGTGCAGCGCGTGGCCATCGCGGTCCGCGCCGGCGACGAGATCCTCGGCTCGATCTGGGCCGCCATGGACGGCGAGATCGACGGCGAGCGGACGGACGCCCTGCTGGACGCCTCGAAACTGGTCGCGCTGCACCTGCTGCGCGTCCGCGCCGGCGCCGACGTCCGGCGGCGGCTGCGCGCCGACCTGATGGCGACGGTCCTGGAGGGCGGCGCCGGCGCGCGCGACGCGCTCGCGCGGCTGGGCCTGTCGGGCCGCACCCTCGTCATCGTGAGCGCCGCCCTGCTCACCGGCGACGACCACGCCTGGGCCGACCACGGCAGGGCCGCCGAGCTCGAACGGCTCGCGGACGCCCTGTCGGTGCACCTGTCGGCGGCGGTGCCGTCCGCCGCCGTGGCCGCCGTCGGCGGCACCGTGTACGGCCTGCTGCCCGTCATCGTGCCGACGGGCGACCCGGAACAGC
The nucleotide sequence above comes from Nonomuraea gerenzanensis. Encoded proteins:
- a CDS encoding PucR family transcriptional regulator, translating into MSQRPRASLGRVLDDLGITLLELIASDVDQREEISGLVIYDPLDEPVLGPRSLVLGIGVDPSGDTLPRLLDTLGDHDAVGLVVRAPVALTPQVREAVARSGVALIGLRRGATWAQLTALIRSMLAEGDIGEHEHESLGGLPSGDLFAVANAVAALLDAPITIEDRNSRVLAFSGRQDEADASRVETVIGRQVPERYATRLTELGVFRDLYRYQRPVVVTPQDLGYDGMTVQRVAIAVRAGDEILGSIWAAMDGEIDGERTDALLDASKLVALHLLRVRAGADVRRRLRADLMATVLEGGAGARDALARLGLSGRTLVIVSAALLTGDDHAWADHGRAAELERLADALSVHLSAAVPSAAVAAVGGTVYGLLPVIVPTGDPEQRAVRLASDFVDRVGGSLPAILAVAPAGPDIGGIVRGRAQADRVLRVMREGHTSLRVARLDDVQTLALVLELRDLAAARGERLVGAIARLMDYDERNNAGLVQSLEAWLDALGDVGKAAAALFIHPNTLRYRLRRVAEVGEIDLEDPEQRFAAMLQLRILAPR